The proteins below come from a single Papaver somniferum cultivar HN1 chromosome 11, ASM357369v1, whole genome shotgun sequence genomic window:
- the LOC113324674 gene encoding uncharacterized protein At3g28850-like, protein MGCSVSRPDQTLISSTSNNNIETFSSPSVQKFSKNQSFCIVHHPPLKKGDTHHLVSLTSTTYGSLLLIDSNPSSPISSPKSPSPSSSPDSVINTWELMDGLDDYDYSVPKKPVLLDRSYSWDSSKKSCFEKQGPLRNGLVKGNVMKLCSAFEEAKISRQNSRKENESARPLWKHLSEESLLADMDPNVATSFRRAVSSRQSGGFHSSKSMVVKPNTTTSSSSSSLSRFSPFMDEKVRLKGAEDRIVIYYTSLRGIRRTFEDCCTVRSIFRGFRVSIDERDISMDSAYRKELQTALGEKTVSLPRVFIKGKYLGGVEEVKQLHEIGELVKLLGGIPAKDPNLVCSCGDLRFLPCSNCQGSRKIFSEDDEQLRRCPDCNENGLIRCPDCCN, encoded by the coding sequence ATGGGCTGCTCTGTTTCTCGACctgatcaaaccctaatttcttcaaccTCTAATAACAACATCGAAACCTTTTCATCTCCGTCCGTTCAGAAATTCTCAAAGAATCAATCTTTCTGTATTGTTCATCATCCGCCTCTTAAGAAAGGTGATACCCATCATCTTGTTTCCTTGACTTCTACAACCTACGGttctcttcttcttattgattcaaaccctagttctccaaTTTCTTCACCAAAATCTCCGTCTCCATCATCATCGCCTGATTCTGTTATTAATACCTGGGAACTTATGGATGGTTTAGATGATTATGATTATTCTGTACCTAAAAAACCTGTATTATTAGATCGATCATATTCATGGGATTCGTCAAAGAAATCTTGTTTTGAAAAACAAGGGCCTCTTAGGAACGGATTAGTCAAAGGGAATGTTATGAAATTATGTAGTGCTTTTGAGGAAGCTAAAATTTCAAGACAGAATTCCAGGAAGGAAAATGAATCAGCTAGACCCCTGTGGAAACATTTGTCAGAAGAATCTCTTCTTGCCGATATGGATCCAAATGTTGCGACTAGCTTCAGACGAGCTGTTTCTTCTAGGCAATCAGGGGGGTTTCATTCATCTAAATCCATGGTTGTCAAACCTAACACAACAacatcttcctcctcttcttcacttTCTAGGTTTTCTCCATTTATGGATGAAAAGGTTCGATTAAAAGGGGCTGAAGATAGGATTGTTATCTATTACACTAGTTTAAGAGGAATTCGTAGGACATTTGAAGATTGCTGTACTGTAAGATCAATATTTAGGGGATTTAGGGTTTCCATCGATGAGCGTGATATATCCATGGATTCTGCTTATAGGAAAGAATTACAAACTGCATTAGGTGAAAAAACTGTTAGCTTACCTAGGGTATTTATTAAGGGAAAATATTTgggtggtgttgaagaagttaAACAGCTTCATGAAATTGGTGAGCTGGTTAAGCTTTTAGGAGGTATTCCAGCTAAAGATCCTAACTTGGTTTGTAGTTGTGGGGATTTGAGGTTTTTGCCTTGTTCTAATTGTCAAGGAAGTAGAAAGATATTTTCCGAGGATGACGAACAGCTGCGGAGATGCCCGGACTGCAACGAAAATGGATTGATTAGGTGCCCTGACTGTTGTAATTGA